The Streptomyces sp. A2-16 sequence CGTGGGCGTCGTAGAACCACTTCGGCGGCAGTGTCTTGGGCGTGTGGGTCAGGCCCCTGAGGACGTCGGCGCGCAGGGCGGCCTCGGTGGCGTCCTCGGGCAGAGTGCGGGTCAGCAGGAACGGACTCACGTGCTGGGCTCCTCGAGTGGTTCCGGGGACGGTTCCTTGAGCGGTGTGAGCAGGACGTCGGTGCGGCTCGCCACGAGCAGCGTGCGGTCGGGGACCTCCTGCCAGTGCGGGTCGTCGTCGTACGGCTCGGAGGCCACGACGGTGCGCGTGCCGGGGCTTCGGAGGTACCAGAGGCTGTCGCCCCAAGCGGTCGCGGCGATGGACTCCCCGTTGGTCAGCAGGAGGTTGAGCCGGGAGCCGGGGGCCGCCTCGGCGACCTCCAGGACCGTGTCGGCCAGCGCCTGGCCCTCCTCGTCGCCGCCGCGCAGCCGGTTCAGGACCAGCGCCCACACGAACGCCGAGTCGTTGCGGGCCTCCATCGACAGCAGCTCCGCCGGGGGGAGGGTCCCGGCCAGGGGAGCCAGGGAGCCCGGCCAGCCCTTGACCGCGCCGTTGTGGCTGAACAGCCAGGGCCCCGAGGCGTACGGCGCCGCCGCGGCCTCGGCGTCGGCTCCCGCGAGGGTCGCGTCCCGTACGGCGGCCAGGACCGCGGTGCTCCTCACGACCCGGGCCAGGTCCGCGAAGGACAGGTCGGCCCAGATGGGCCCGGCCCGCCGGTACCGGGCCGGCTCGGGGTCGCCCTCGGCGTACCAACCGACCCCGAAACCATCGGCGTTGACGGTGCCGTACCGCTGCCGGCGCGGTGCCCACGACTGGCGGTACAGGCTGTGCGGGGGCTCCACGAGGAGCCGGCCGAGCGGCTCCTCGTGTCCCAGGAAGGCCAGATGACGGCACATCAGACGGCCCCCGCGGAACGGGCGGTGCGGAAGCCGGAGAAGATCTGCCGCCGGATCGGGTAGTCCCAGTTGCGGAACGTGCCCCGGCAGGCCACCGCGTCCACGGCGAACGAACCGCCGCGCAGCACCTTGTGGTCGGGGCCGAAGAACACCTCCGAGTACTCCTTGTACGGGAACGCCTGGAAGCCCGGGTAGGGCTCGAAGTCGCTCGCCGTCCACTCCCACACGTCACCGATCAACTGGCGTACGCCGAGCGGTGACTCGCCCTCGGGGTAGCTCCCGGCGGGGGCCGGCCGGAGGTGGCGCTGCCCCAGGTTGGCGTGCTCCGGCGCCGGGTCGGCGTCGCCCCACGGGTAGCGGGTCGAGCGGCCGCCGGCCGGGTCGTGCCGGGCCGCCTTCTCCCACTCCGCCTCGGTGGGCAGCCGCCGTCCGGCCCAGCGGGCGTAGGCGTCGGCCTCGTACCAGCACACGTGGACCACCGGCTCCTCGGGCGGCACGACCTCGGTGACGCCGAAGCGCCTGCGCAGCCACTGCCTGCCGTCGCGCCTCCAGAACAAGGGGGCGTGGATGGAGTGCCCGCGGATGTGCGCCCAGCCGGCGGGAGCCCACCAGCGCTCGGTGTCGTAGCCGTCGTCCTCGATGAACGCCTGGTACTCGGCGTTCGTCACCGGAGTGGTGTCGATGTAGAAGGCGTCCACCTCTCGCCGGTGCGCCGGGCGTTCGTTGTCCAGCGCCCACGGCTCGTCGGAGGTGCCCATGGTGAACGGGCCGCCGGGGACGAGGACTTCGGCCGGGCCGGTGAACAGCGGGGCCGGTTCCGGGTCCGGGGCGGTCAGGGCCGCGGGGCCCTTGCGGAGCTGATGGGTTATCAGCATCGTCTCGTCGTGCTGCTGTTCGTGCTGCGCGATCATCCCGAAGGCGAACCCGGCCTCGGTGAGCCGGGTTCCGTGGAGCGCGGTGCCCTCCAGGACGTCCAGGACCCGGCCGCGCACGTCCGCCGCGTAGCGCCGGGACTCGGCGGGTGACAGCAGGGGCAGGGTGGGGCGCTCGGAGCGCGGGTGCTCGAAGGCGTCGTAGATGCCGTCGATGTCGGGCCGGATCGCCTCCTGCCCGGCGACGGTCCGGAGCAGCCACTGCTCCTCCTGGTTGCCGATGTGGGCGAGGTCCCACACGAGCGGCGACATCAGCGGCGAGTGCTGGGCGGTCAGGTCGGGTTCCTCGACACAGCTGGTGAGCAGTGTCGTGCGGTCCCGGGCGGTGACCAGGGTGGTCACGGCCCGCTCGCGGAAGGCCTCGGGGTCGACGGAGGAGTCGACGGACGGGTCGACGGACGAGTCGGTCATGTGCGGATTTCCTTCCCGAGCGAACCGTGCGTCCGGTCCAGCAGATCGTCGGCGGGGCAGCGGCCCCGGATCACATAGCGGTGCAGATACGTTTCGACAGCGTCCGTGACCTCGCGGGTGGCGCCCAGCCGGGGCAGGGCGTCCAGGGCCG is a genomic window containing:
- the egtC gene encoding ergothioneine biosynthesis protein EgtC, producing MCRHLAFLGHEEPLGRLLVEPPHSLYRQSWAPRRQRYGTVNADGFGVGWYAEGDPEPARYRRAGPIWADLSFADLARVVRSTAVLAAVRDATLAGADAEAAAAPYASGPWLFSHNGAVKGWPGSLAPLAGTLPPAELLSMEARNDSAFVWALVLNRLRGGDEEGQALADTVLEVAEAAPGSRLNLLLTNGESIAATAWGDSLWYLRSPGTRTVVASEPYDDDPHWQEVPDRTLLVASRTDVLLTPLKEPSPEPLEEPST
- the egtB gene encoding ergothioneine biosynthesis protein EgtB, which encodes MTDSSVDPSVDSSVDPEAFRERAVTTLVTARDRTTLLTSCVEEPDLTAQHSPLMSPLVWDLAHIGNQEEQWLLRTVAGQEAIRPDIDGIYDAFEHPRSERPTLPLLSPAESRRYAADVRGRVLDVLEGTALHGTRLTEAGFAFGMIAQHEQQHDETMLITHQLRKGPAALTAPDPEPAPLFTGPAEVLVPGGPFTMGTSDEPWALDNERPAHRREVDAFYIDTTPVTNAEYQAFIEDDGYDTERWWAPAGWAHIRGHSIHAPLFWRRDGRQWLRRRFGVTEVVPPEEPVVHVCWYEADAYARWAGRRLPTEAEWEKAARHDPAGGRSTRYPWGDADPAPEHANLGQRHLRPAPAGSYPEGESPLGVRQLIGDVWEWTASDFEPYPGFQAFPYKEYSEVFFGPDHKVLRGGSFAVDAVACRGTFRNWDYPIRRQIFSGFRTARSAGAV